One segment of Mycobacterium spongiae DNA contains the following:
- a CDS encoding TetR/AcrR family transcriptional regulator — MSTKKSTNLEKSGGDLARRRGRPLGGGNTPEQARRLLVDAAEACFAQRGMETTMAEVAREAGVTRAVLYRHFAGREELVVAVAVKVMDRYVAQVVRDLMPTDDVENLITESLVFVTTVVSRDPLLILLAASGEHGFASLLANSSILSAKVAGLYEQVFVLFRDQLRPGLEPADVGHYILAVALSLLMDVVPGTNDPDTVRRYARTFVLPAIIASPPRATPVF, encoded by the coding sequence ATGTCAACTAAAAAGTCAACGAACTTGGAGAAGAGTGGGGGCGACCTGGCCCGTCGGCGCGGCCGGCCGCTCGGTGGGGGAAACACTCCCGAACAGGCCCGGCGGCTGCTGGTGGATGCGGCCGAAGCCTGCTTTGCCCAGCGGGGGATGGAGACGACCATGGCGGAGGTCGCTCGAGAAGCGGGCGTGACCAGGGCCGTTCTCTACCGGCATTTTGCCGGACGCGAGGAACTCGTGGTCGCGGTGGCCGTGAAGGTGATGGATCGCTATGTGGCGCAGGTGGTGCGGGACTTGATGCCAACCGACGACGTGGAGAATCTGATCACCGAATCATTGGTGTTCGTGACGACCGTCGTCAGTCGTGATCCGCTACTCATACTGCTGGCCGCAAGTGGCGAACATGGGTTCGCGAGTTTGCTGGCAAACTCGTCAATCCTGAGCGCCAAGGTCGCTGGGCTCTACGAGCAGGTGTTCGTTCTGTTCCGTGACCAATTGCGCCCGGGCTTGGAACCCGCTGATGTCGGACACTACATCCTCGCTGTTGCGCTGTCGCTCCTCATGGATGTCGTTCCGGGAACAAACGACCCCGATACGGTCCGTCGCTATGCGCGGACATTTGTGCTGCCCGCGATCATCGCCTCGCCGCCGCGCGCAACGCCTGTCTTCTGA
- a CDS encoding DUF427 domain-containing protein, which translates to MDEDRDYPAMAAARGRIEPAPRRVRGYLGPELVFDTTAARYVWELPYYPQYYVPLADVRAEFLRDENHPQRVQLGPSRLHSLVGAGQTFRSAARVFDAGTDSPVSGTVRFEWNPLRWFEEEEPIYGHPRNPYSRVDALRSHRHVRVELDGTPLADTRSPVLLFETGLPTRYYIDPGDVAFEHLEPTATQTLCPYKGTTSGYWAVRIGDALHSDLAWTYHYPLPAVTAIAGLVAFYNEKLDIIVDGVPLPRPRTHFG; encoded by the coding sequence ATGGATGAAGACCGCGACTACCCGGCAATGGCGGCCGCCCGGGGACGAATCGAGCCAGCTCCGCGGCGAGTCCGCGGCTATCTCGGTCCTGAGCTGGTGTTCGACACCACGGCCGCGCGTTATGTCTGGGAGCTGCCGTACTACCCGCAGTACTACGTCCCGTTGGCTGATGTGCGCGCGGAGTTCCTGCGCGACGAGAACCACCCGCAGCGGGTGCAGCTGGGCCCGTCGCGGCTGCACTCGCTGGTCGGTGCGGGCCAAACGTTCCGATCGGCTGCGCGGGTGTTCGATGCCGGCACGGACAGCCCCGTCTCGGGCACGGTCCGATTCGAATGGAACCCGCTGCGCTGGTTCGAGGAGGAGGAGCCGATCTACGGCCATCCGCGCAATCCGTATTCGCGGGTCGACGCGTTGCGCTCGCACCGCCACGTGCGAGTCGAGCTCGACGGCACCCCGCTCGCCGATACGCGATCGCCCGTCCTGTTATTCGAAACGGGTTTACCCACCCGGTACTACATCGATCCGGGCGATGTCGCCTTCGAACATCTGGAACCCACCGCGACGCAGACGCTGTGTCCGTACAAGGGAACGACCTCGGGTTACTGGGCGGTGCGCATCGGCGACGCCCTACATTCGGATCTCGCCTGGACCTACCACTACCCGTTGCCCGCCGTGACCGCGATCGCCGGCCTGGTGGCGTTCTACAACGAAAAGCTCGACATCATCGTCGACGGCGTCCCGCTGCCCCGGCCGCGTACCCATTTCGGCTAG
- a CDS encoding PPE family protein, SVP subgroup, whose translation MSFLTTVPEELQAAATQLGAIGSTMAAQNAAAAAPTSAIAPAALDEVSALQAALFTAYGTLYQEVSAEAQAMHEMFVNTLGISAGTYGATESLNSSAAATPLSGVSSIIQGMTNAIPADINGNLANILNIGAGNWASATSTLVGLAGGGLLPAEEAAEGSAAIGAAEGLGELGAIAAAEGALGAGAPIAAAAGAAGSVGMLSVPPTWAGPATLVSSTTPLTSAGLTAGAASGAPGTFMGMPAGLGSAARNSAGFGAPRYGVKPIVMPKPTAV comes from the coding sequence ATGTCGTTTCTCACCACAGTGCCCGAAGAGTTGCAAGCCGCGGCCACGCAGCTCGGGGCCATCGGGTCCACCATGGCAGCCCAGAACGCTGCCGCGGCGGCTCCTACATCGGCCATTGCGCCGGCAGCCCTTGACGAGGTGTCGGCGTTGCAGGCGGCGCTGTTCACCGCGTACGGCACCCTGTATCAGGAGGTCAGCGCCGAGGCTCAGGCCATGCACGAAATGTTCGTGAACACCCTCGGCATCAGTGCTGGCACCTATGGCGCGACCGAGTCCCTCAACTCATCCGCGGCAGCGACACCACTCTCCGGTGTGTCAAGCATCATCCAGGGTATGACGAACGCCATCCCGGCGGACATCAACGGCAATCTCGCCAACATCCTCAATATTGGGGCCGGTAACTGGGCGTCGGCCACGTCGACTCTGGTCGGCCTCGCAGGCGGTGGTCTACTGCCCGCCGAGGAGGCCGCCGAGGGCAGCGCCGCTATCGGCGCCGCCGAAGGTTTGGGCGAATTGGGTGCCATCGCTGCGGCAGAGGGAGCACTCGGCGCCGGGGCTCCGATCGCGGCCGCCGCGGGTGCGGCAGGCTCGGTCGGCATGTTGTCGGTGCCGCCCACCTGGGCCGGACCGGCCACCCTGGTCTCCAGCACGACCCCGCTGACGAGCGCGGGCTTGACCGCCGGCGCAGCCAGTGGCGCGCCGGGGACGTTCATGGGGATGCCGGCGGGGTTGGGTTCTGCCGCACGCAACAGTGCGGGCTTCGGGGCGCCGCGCTACGGCGTCAAGCCCATCGTCATGCCAAAGCCGACCGCTGTCTAG
- a CDS encoding PPE family protein, with the protein MDFGALPPEINSARMYAGAGAAPMLAAAGAWNGLAAELSTTATSYESVITQLTTESWMGPASMAMVAAAQPYLAWLAYTSESAAQAGAQAMASAASYEAAFAMTVPPPEIAANRALLAALVATNFLGINTPAIMATEAHYLEMWAQDAMAMYGYAASSAVAGVLNPLTPPAPSTNPAGAAVQAAAVGQAAAAATTQAVGLEGLIGNLSGAVMSLASPITSVAEATGLTGIIADIEELLGVPFIANIINSGINTAAWYVMAAIPTAIFLGNTVGVAAPVEAAEAAVGGAAGVAAAAGAAGAGLADSVAPAGIGAALGEASLVGKLAVPASWASAAPEATAGATAAAGSGWTVAEEAAPATGVAAMPAGMGAAAKGAGVGAGPRYGFKPIVMPKQVVV; encoded by the coding sequence ATGGATTTTGGAGCTCTACCCCCTGAGATCAACTCGGCCAGGATGTACGCCGGCGCGGGTGCCGCGCCGATGCTGGCCGCCGCGGGGGCATGGAACGGCCTGGCCGCGGAGTTGAGCACTACCGCCACCTCCTATGAATCGGTGATCACCCAGCTGACCACCGAATCGTGGATGGGTCCGGCGTCGATGGCCATGGTTGCCGCTGCCCAGCCCTACCTGGCCTGGCTGGCCTACACGTCGGAATCCGCCGCGCAGGCCGGCGCGCAGGCGATGGCGTCGGCGGCCTCCTATGAGGCGGCGTTCGCGATGACGGTGCCACCACCCGAGATCGCCGCCAACCGGGCTCTGCTCGCGGCGCTGGTCGCGACCAACTTCCTCGGCATCAATACGCCGGCCATCATGGCTACCGAGGCCCACTACCTTGAGATGTGGGCGCAGGACGCCATGGCCATGTACGGCTACGCGGCCTCCTCAGCGGTTGCCGGGGTGCTCAACCCGCTGACGCCGCCGGCCCCGTCCACCAATCCGGCCGGGGCGGCCGTCCAGGCCGCCGCCGTGGGCCAGGCCGCCGCGGCCGCAACCACACAAGCGGTGGGCCTCGAGGGCCTGATCGGCAACCTGTCTGGCGCGGTCATGAGCCTCGCGTCTCCGATCACTTCGGTTGCTGAGGCAACCGGGTTGACCGGAATCATCGCGGACATCGAAGAACTGCTCGGGGTGCCGTTCATCGCCAACATCATCAACAGCGGCATCAACACCGCGGCGTGGTATGTCATGGCCGCCATCCCCACCGCGATATTCCTGGGCAACACCGTCGGTGTTGCCGCGCCAGTAGAGGCAGCCGAAGCCGCCGTCGGGGGCGCCGCGGGCGTGGCTGCCGCAGCCGGCGCAGCGGGCGCAGGCCTGGCGGACTCGGTGGCGCCGGCGGGCATTGGGGCCGCTCTGGGCGAGGCCTCGCTGGTCGGCAAGCTGGCCGTGCCGGCGAGCTGGGCTTCGGCCGCCCCCGAGGCGACAGCCGGCGCGACCGCCGCGGCGGGCAGCGGCTGGACCGTCGCCGAAGAAGCCGCACCGGCTACCGGGGTAGCAGCGATGCCCGCGGGAATGGGTGCGGCCGCCAAGGGCGCGGGAGTCGGCGCCGGGCCGCGGTACGGGTTCAAGCCCATTGTGATGCCTAAACAGGTCGTCGTGTGA
- a CDS encoding PE family protein — MAMVGAAPQALAAAASEIATLGSSLGAANSAASASTTEIVAAAQDEVSAAIAAVLSVHGQAYQALAGQVGLFHDQFVEALGAAGGAYASAEAANTGPLQQLLDGVNAQSVALTGRALIGNGANGAPGSGANGAAGGWLLGNGGAGGSGAAGQNGGAGGAAGLLGIGGAGGAGGNSAAGAAGAGGAGGAGGWLWGDGGAGGVGGVASAADGVGGAGGVGGAGGLFGGGGLGGGGGRGVTGGAGGAGGAGGVMSGLVGAGGGDGGNGGASGVTGGVGGAGGNAGFFGGSGGAGGDGGFGGDDGGAGGAGGNAGGLFGAGGGLFGAGGAGGDGGASNSSGGDGGAGGNAGLFFADGGVGGEGGAAVSGADGISGGAGGAGGNGGLAFSNGGVGGSGGIGVGGGVGGVGGAGGTAGLLLGNGGAGGTGGIGGTGVAGTGGDGGAGGNAVWIGNGGNAGVGGLGTMPGATGVGGISGLLLGLDGFNAPASTSPLHALQQQVLGAINAPIQDLTGRPLIGNGTPGAAGSGADGAAGGWLFGDGGAGGSAAEGTGSNGGAGGSAGLWGTGGTGGAGGSSLVVDGGAGGAGGAGGWLSGSGGVGGTGGWVQTMDGVAGVGGVGGAGGLLGAGGHGGAGGLVGSGDGTGGDGGVGGAGGLLGGLVGAGGGDGGAGGFGRTVGGAGGAGGSAGLFGGPGGAGGTGGGGPSGGVGGVGGSAGLLFGSGGAGGEGGDGGSGGPAGNGGAGGGAGLLFGSGGSGGAGASDVSGSGDGGRGGAGGGAGWIGFGGAGGSGGSGGVAPATSGGSGGAGGAGGLLWGSGAAGGAGGEGTASGGDGGIGGGAVLFGTGGNGGNAGVGAVIGSPGAGGGGGLLLGQNGLNGQP; from the coding sequence ATGGCGATGGTCGGTGCGGCACCGCAGGCGTTGGCGGCAGCGGCGAGCGAGATAGCAACTCTGGGTTCGTCGCTGGGTGCGGCGAATTCGGCGGCTTCGGCGTCGACGACCGAGATCGTGGCGGCGGCCCAGGATGAGGTGTCGGCGGCGATCGCGGCGGTGTTGTCCGTTCATGGCCAGGCCTATCAGGCGCTCGCCGGGCAGGTGGGGTTGTTTCATGATCAGTTCGTCGAAGCGCTGGGCGCCGCGGGCGGAGCCTATGCAAGCGCGGAGGCGGCCAACACTGGTCCGTTGCAGCAGCTGCTGGATGGGGTCAATGCGCAGAGTGTGGCGTTGACTGGGCGTGCGTTGATTGGCAACGGTGCCAACGGGGCGCCCGGCAGCGGGGCCAATGGGGCTGCGGGGGGGTGGCTGCTTGGCAATGGCGGGGCTGGTGGCTCGGGTGCGGCCGGGCAAAACGGTGGGGCCGGGGGGGCCGCGGGGTTGTTGGGGATCGGCGGTGCCGGCGGTGCCGGCGGCAACTCAGCGGCGGGTGCTGCTGGGGCTGGTGGGGCTGGGGGTGCTGGGGGCTGGTTGTGGGGTGACGGCGGGGCTGGTGGTGTCGGCGGCGTCGCGTCTGCTGCTGATGGTGTTGGTGGGGCTGGTGGTGTTGGTGGGGCTGGGGGGTTGTTCGGTGGCGGCGGTCTCGGTGGTGGCGGCGGACGCGGCGTCACCGGTGGCGCTGGTGGTGCTGGCGGGGCCGGGGGCGTGATGTCGGGGTTGGTCGGCGCTGGCGGCGGCGACGGCGGCAACGGCGGGGCTAGCGGAGTTACTGGTGGTGTTGGTGGCGCGGGGGGTAATGCCGGGTTCTTCGGTGGCTCGGGTGGCGCCGGGGGGGACGGCGGATTCGGCGGCGATGACGGGGGCGCCGGTGGTGCCGGGGGTAACGCCGGTGGGTTGTTCGGTGCCGGCGGTGGGTTGTTTGGTGCCGGTGGGGCCGGCGGCGACGGCGGCGCCAGCAACTCCAGCGGTGGCGATGGTGGCGCTGGGGGTAATGCCGGTCTGTTCTTTGCTGATGGCGGAGTCGGCGGGGAAGGTGGGGCCGCGGTGTCTGGCGCGGATGGCATTTCTGGTGGTGCTGGTGGGGCGGGCGGTAACGGCGGACTAGCGTTCTCCAATGGCGGTGTCGGCGGGAGTGGCGGCATCGGTGTCGGCGGCGGCGTGGGTGGCGTCGGCGGGGCTGGGGGCACCGCCGGGCTGCTGCTGGGTAACGGCGGTGCCGGCGGCACCGGCGGGATCGGCGGGACCGGTGTCGCCGGGACCGGTGGTGACGGTGGGGCCGGGGGCAACGCGGTGTGGATCGGCAATGGCGGCAATGCGGGCGTGGGCGGGCTCGGCACCATGCCAGGAGCCACCGGTGTCGGGGGAATCAGCGGGCTCTTGCTGGGGCTGGACGGTTTCAATGCCCCGGCGAGCACCTCACCGCTTCATGCTCTGCAACAACAAGTGCTGGGCGCGATCAACGCGCCGATCCAGGACCTGACCGGGCGCCCGCTGATCGGCAACGGGACCCCTGGGGCGGCCGGTAGCGGCGCTGACGGCGCTGCTGGTGGGTGGCTGTTCGGGGATGGCGGGGCCGGTGGGTCCGCAGCGGAGGGCACCGGCAGCAACGGCGGGGCCGGTGGGTCGGCCGGGTTATGGGGCACCGGCGGCACCGGTGGGGCCGGGGGGAGCTCACTAGTCGTTGACGGTGGGGCTGGTGGGGCTGGTGGGGCCGGTGGCTGGTTATCGGGTAGCGGCGGAGTGGGCGGCACCGGTGGGTGGGTGCAGACGATGGACGGGGTTGCTGGTGTCGGTGGTGTCGGCGGCGCTGGCGGTCTGCTGGGCGCGGGCGGGCATGGCGGAGCCGGTGGCTTAGTAGGCAGCGGTGATGGCACCGGCGGGGACGGTGGTGTAGGCGGTGCGGGTGGTTTGCTCGGCGGGCTGGTCGGCGCGGGCGGCGGCGATGGTGGTGCCGGTGGCTTCGGCCGCACCGTGGGTGGTGCCGGTGGTGCCGGCGGTAGCGCAGGTCTCTTCGGCGGCCCGGGCGGGGCCGGCGGGACCGGCGGAGGGGGCCCCAGCGGGGGTGTCGGGGGTGTCGGTGGCAGCGCTGGGCTGCTGTTCGGGTCCGGCGGGGCCGGCGGGGAAGGCGGGGACGGCGGGTCGGGCGGTCCCGCTGGGAACGGTGGGGCTGGTGGTGGCGCTGGGCTGCTGTTCGGGTCCGGCGGGTCCGGTGGGGCCGGCGCGAGCGACGTGTCAGGCAGCGGCGACGGTGGGCGTGGTGGGGCTGGTGGGGGTGCTGGCTGGATAGGCTTCGGCGGGGCTGGCGGGTCTGGCGGGTCTGGCGGGGTGGCGCCCGCAACCTCTGGCGGGTCCGGTGGGGCCGGTGGCGCCGGGGGACTGTTGTGGGGTAGCGGCGCGGCCGGTGGGGCCGGCGGCGAGGGCACCGCCAGCGGTGGGGACGGCGGCATCGGCGGCGGTGCCGTGTTGTTCGGCACGGGTGGTAACGGCGGCAACGCCGGCGTCGGTGCGGTGATCGGCAGCCCGGGCGCCGGCGGCGGCGGCGGGCTGCTGCTCGGCCAAAACGGGCTCAACGGGCAGCCTTAG
- a CDS encoding sensor histidine kinase, which produces MAWSKAWSKRISRWLPTSLRRRLLLGVVTVVTLVLVAVGFVSVLSLRDYVNAMNDAALVESLHTMDHSYTRYRTGASTVQHPGSRSVSEAVLEFTGQTPGNLIAVLRDGVVIGSAVFSEDEPRPAPPDVIRAIEAETWVDDGPARVEDLGSLGPYQVGSRANGSDMLVVGISLGLTNDVIARKYIATTVLVAGALLVTAALTVGLVGYALRPLRRVAATAAEVAGMSLADEEHRIHVRVRPEDTNPDNEVGIVGHTLNRLLDNVDSALAYRVDADLRMRQFITDASHELRTPLAAIQGYAELTRQDSSNLPPTTEYALARIESEARRMTLLVDELLLLSRLSEGEDLETEDFDLTDLVINAVNDAAVAAPTHDWVRNLPNEPVWVNGDHARLHQLVSNLLTNACVHTPPGVTVTTGITCHRRGPDAPYVELTVANDGPEIDPEVLPHLFDRFVRASTSRSNRSGHGLGLAIVNSIVKAHNGSVVAESADGQTVFRVRLPMIVQPTARPQPSPTGS; this is translated from the coding sequence ATGGCCTGGTCCAAAGCCTGGTCGAAACGGATTTCCCGGTGGCTCCCGACTTCGTTGCGCCGTCGGCTGCTGTTGGGCGTCGTCACCGTCGTGACCTTGGTACTGGTGGCTGTCGGCTTCGTCTCGGTGCTCAGTCTGCGCGACTACGTCAACGCGATGAACGACGCCGCGCTCGTGGAGTCCCTGCACACGATGGACCACTCGTACACGCGGTACCGCACTGGCGCATCCACCGTGCAACATCCCGGCAGTCGATCGGTGTCGGAGGCCGTGCTGGAGTTCACCGGCCAAACACCGGGAAACCTCATTGCCGTATTGCGAGACGGCGTCGTCATCGGCTCCGCAGTCTTTTCCGAAGACGAGCCACGACCGGCCCCGCCCGACGTCATCAGAGCGATCGAGGCAGAGACCTGGGTCGACGACGGCCCAGCACGTGTCGAAGACCTGGGCAGCCTGGGTCCCTACCAGGTGGGTAGCCGCGCCAACGGATCCGACATGCTCGTCGTCGGGATATCGCTAGGGCTGACCAACGACGTCATCGCCCGCAAGTACATCGCTACCACGGTGCTGGTCGCGGGCGCGCTGCTGGTCACCGCGGCACTCACGGTAGGGCTGGTCGGCTATGCACTTCGGCCACTACGCCGGGTCGCCGCAACCGCCGCCGAGGTCGCAGGGATGTCGCTCGCGGATGAGGAGCACCGGATCCACGTGCGGGTGCGGCCAGAGGACACCAACCCTGACAACGAAGTCGGCATCGTCGGGCACACGCTGAATCGATTGCTGGACAACGTCGATAGCGCGCTGGCGTATCGTGTCGATGCCGATCTGCGGATGCGCCAATTCATCACCGATGCCAGCCACGAGCTGCGTACCCCGCTCGCCGCGATCCAGGGCTACGCAGAACTGACCCGGCAAGACAGTTCGAACCTTCCGCCGACGACCGAATACGCCCTGGCCCGCATCGAGTCCGAAGCGCGCCGGATGACGTTGCTGGTCGACGAGCTGCTGCTACTCTCCCGCCTGAGTGAAGGGGAAGACCTAGAAACCGAAGACTTCGACCTGACTGATCTGGTCATCAACGCGGTGAATGACGCGGCGGTGGCGGCGCCGACCCACGACTGGGTACGCAACCTGCCCAACGAACCCGTGTGGGTCAACGGGGATCATGCGCGGCTCCATCAGCTCGTCAGCAACCTCCTCACCAACGCCTGCGTGCATACGCCACCCGGGGTGACGGTAACCACCGGAATCACCTGCCACCGCCGCGGCCCCGACGCACCCTACGTGGAGTTGACGGTTGCCAACGACGGCCCCGAGATCGACCCCGAGGTCCTACCGCACCTCTTCGATCGGTTCGTGCGCGCCAGCACGTCGCGGTCCAATAGGTCCGGTCATGGACTGGGTTTGGCGATCGTCAACTCAATCGTCAAAGCCCACAACGGATCTGTTGTGGCAGAGTCGGCCGACGGCCAAACGGTGTTTCGGGTACGACTCCCGATGATCGTTCAGCCAACGGCCAGACCGCAACCCTCGCCGACGGGATCGTGA
- a CDS encoding WXG100 family type VII secretion target produces MATRFMTDPHAMRDMAGRFEVHAQTVEDEARRMWASAQNISGAGWRGLAEATSMDTMTQMNTAFRNIVNMLHGVRDGLVRDANHYEQQEQSSQQILSS; encoded by the coding sequence ATGGCAACGCGTTTCATGACCGACCCGCACGCGATGCGGGACATGGCGGGCCGCTTTGAGGTGCACGCCCAGACAGTGGAGGACGAGGCCCGCCGGATGTGGGCATCCGCGCAGAACATCTCGGGTGCGGGATGGCGCGGTCTGGCCGAGGCGACGTCGATGGACACCATGACGCAGATGAACACGGCCTTCCGCAACATCGTGAACATGCTCCACGGGGTGCGCGACGGTCTGGTGCGCGACGCGAATCACTACGAGCAGCAAGAGCAGTCGTCGCAGCAAATCCTTAGCAGCTAG
- a CDS encoding response regulator transcription factor, whose product MSGNARNQRPRQAILGKLPKIFRADGSPIRVLLVDDEPALTNLVKMALHYEGWEVEVAHDGREAIAKFDKVGPDVLVLDIMLPDVDGMQILHRVRESDAYTPTLFLTARDSVMDRVTGLTAGADDYMTKPFSLEELVARLRGLLRRSSHLAKPADETLVVGDLKLDGASREVNRDGTLISLSSTEFELLRFLMRNPRRALSRTEILDRVWNYDFSGRTSIVDLYISYLRKKIDADREPMIHTVRGIGYMLRPPE is encoded by the coding sequence ATGTCGGGTAATGCGCGCAATCAACGTCCGCGCCAGGCCATCCTGGGCAAGCTGCCCAAGATTTTTCGTGCCGATGGGTCACCGATCCGGGTACTGCTCGTCGACGACGAACCGGCACTGACCAATCTGGTCAAGATGGCGCTGCACTACGAGGGCTGGGAAGTCGAGGTCGCCCACGATGGGCGGGAGGCCATAGCCAAGTTCGACAAGGTCGGCCCCGACGTGCTGGTGCTCGATATCATGCTGCCCGACGTCGACGGGATGCAGATCTTGCATCGCGTCCGGGAATCCGACGCGTACACCCCCACTCTGTTTCTCACCGCACGCGATTCCGTGATGGATCGAGTCACCGGTCTGACCGCGGGCGCCGACGACTACATGACAAAGCCGTTCAGCCTCGAGGAACTCGTCGCCCGCCTGCGGGGTTTGCTGCGCCGCTCCAGCCATCTGGCCAAGCCCGCCGACGAGACCCTCGTGGTCGGAGACCTCAAGCTCGACGGGGCGAGCCGCGAAGTCAACCGCGACGGCACGCTGATCTCCCTCTCGTCGACCGAGTTCGAACTCCTTCGATTCCTGATGCGCAACCCACGCCGTGCGCTGAGTCGCACCGAAATCCTCGACCGGGTCTGGAACTATGACTTCTCCGGCCGCACGAGCATCGTCGACCTGTACATCTCCTATCTCAGGAAGAAAATCGACGCCGACCGAGAGCCCATGATCCATACCGTCCGCGGGATTGGATACATGCTACGGCCACCGGAATGA
- a CDS encoding WXG100 family type VII secretion target, translating into MTINYQFGDVDAHGALIRAQAASLEAEHQAIVRDVLAAGDFWGGAGSVACQEFIAQLGRNFAVIYQQANAHGQKVQAAGNNMASTDSAVGSSWA; encoded by the coding sequence ATGACCATCAATTACCAGTTCGGCGATGTCGACGCCCATGGCGCGTTGATTCGCGCGCAGGCCGCATCGTTGGAGGCCGAGCACCAGGCCATCGTTCGCGATGTGCTGGCTGCTGGTGACTTTTGGGGCGGCGCCGGTTCGGTGGCGTGCCAGGAGTTCATCGCCCAGTTGGGTCGCAACTTCGCGGTGATCTACCAGCAGGCCAACGCCCACGGGCAGAAGGTGCAAGCCGCCGGCAACAACATGGCGAGCACCGACAGCGCCGTCGGCTCCAGCTGGGCCTGA
- a CDS encoding ubiquinone biosynthesis protein COQ4 — MDTQPTQARYGQLRTGVRALSHVFGLTFNHDQVFEAVVAFGYPTLHRAFRELAELPEGRRLLTQKPDLLALLGNDEYLANLPPGSLGAAYRDFLRQHRLDAGVFDARDVIQPVIDRNGWDPDFGYMIVRGTALHDMFHVLGGYGPDLGGEIGNLGFHHGQLGKCRTTAVFGLLACAVVRGGSWRRKRAFFREAVARGQAARNLMAAPYEELLDQPLSEVREKLGIAASRTAHPAGHFFTRWQLPTRGNSAPCEPWDYEAAWAQEPATAST, encoded by the coding sequence ATGGACACTCAGCCCACCCAGGCACGGTACGGGCAATTGCGGACCGGGGTTCGGGCGCTAAGCCATGTCTTCGGGCTCACGTTCAATCACGACCAGGTCTTCGAGGCGGTCGTGGCGTTCGGGTACCCGACACTGCATCGCGCCTTCCGCGAACTCGCCGAACTGCCCGAAGGACGTCGTCTGCTGACACAGAAACCCGACCTTTTGGCACTACTCGGCAACGATGAGTACCTGGCCAACCTACCGCCGGGCTCACTGGGCGCGGCATACCGCGACTTCCTGCGCCAGCACCGCCTGGATGCGGGAGTATTCGACGCTCGGGATGTCATTCAGCCCGTCATCGACCGCAACGGTTGGGACCCGGACTTCGGTTACATGATCGTGCGGGGGACGGCCCTGCACGACATGTTCCACGTCCTCGGCGGCTACGGACCGGATCTGGGCGGCGAGATCGGCAACTTGGGCTTTCACCACGGTCAGCTGGGAAAGTGCCGGACAACCGCGGTCTTCGGGCTGCTTGCGTGTGCAGTGGTGCGCGGCGGCTCTTGGCGGCGTAAACGAGCGTTCTTCCGCGAGGCCGTGGCGCGAGGACAAGCCGCCCGCAACTTGATGGCGGCCCCTTACGAAGAGCTGCTGGACCAACCGCTGTCTGAGGTGCGCGAGAAGCTCGGCATCGCAGCATCGCGGACCGCGCATCCGGCGGGGCATTTCTTCACCAGGTGGCAACTGCCTACCCGCGGTAACTCCGCACCCTGTGAGCCGTGGGACTACGAGGCGGCCTGGGCACAAGAACCAGCGACGGCCAGCACCTGA